A window of the Butyricimonas faecalis genome harbors these coding sequences:
- a CDS encoding fimbrillin family protein, protein MKYIKNTLVFFALIAGLAACSSEHDNLQEYGNYPQDGVVRISSMVTKAFSRASTPYAGNTLGLCLEYGVGDKYNTDMVRWNNVNGSWKASSQMLWKNATDPVNVYAYAPFQVSATDVENLPFAIVPDQTSGTEAADLVYEYISGFVPSTDLDANTQALSIDFNHALVKLTVNMIYGNEFDGKNLTVKSVKLNQTASYINFNLTTGEAVIAPGYQPQDILMYKVADDKYEAIFYPSQGQQPGEKMIDVTMSNDKIYQYVVPTSGLNLEAGKAYEMNLRIGKDKMLISNNLSINPWEPAEDLTGGEAEKI, encoded by the coding sequence ATGAAATACATAAAAAATACATTGGTTTTCTTTGCTTTGATTGCGGGGCTTGCTGCTTGCAGTAGCGAACACGACAATTTGCAGGAATACGGAAATTATCCGCAAGACGGGGTGGTACGCATCAGCTCGATGGTGACAAAGGCTTTCTCACGTGCTTCCACGCCTTATGCCGGAAATACATTGGGACTTTGCCTTGAATATGGCGTTGGTGATAAATACAATACCGACATGGTGCGCTGGAATAATGTCAATGGCTCTTGGAAAGCTTCCAGCCAGATGTTGTGGAAAAACGCTACCGATCCGGTAAACGTGTATGCCTATGCACCTTTTCAAGTGAGTGCCACCGATGTGGAAAACTTGCCTTTTGCCATTGTTCCCGACCAGACTTCAGGTACTGAAGCAGCCGATTTGGTGTATGAATACATTTCGGGGTTTGTCCCTTCTACCGACTTGGATGCGAATACTCAGGCATTGAGCATAGATTTTAACCATGCCTTGGTAAAGCTTACCGTGAACATGATTTATGGAAACGAGTTTGATGGAAAGAACTTAACTGTAAAGAGCGTGAAACTCAACCAGACGGCAAGTTACATAAACTTTAATCTGACTACGGGTGAGGCTGTTATAGCTCCTGGCTACCAACCGCAAGACATATTGATGTATAAAGTGGCAGACGACAAGTATGAGGCCATATTTTATCCGTCGCAAGGGCAACAGCCGGGTGAGAAGATGATAGACGTGACCATGAGTAACGATAAAATCTATCAATACGTGGTTCCGACTTCCGGGCTTAACTTGGAGGCAGGCAAGGCTTACGAGATGAACTTGAGAATTGGTAAGGATAAAATGTTAATTTCTAACAATTTGTCTATTAATCCATGGGAGCCGGCAGAAGATTTAACCGGTGGTGAAGCCGAAAAAATATAG
- a CDS encoding M23 family metallopeptidase, with translation MILPAIEDKIVRRPGLNVPKTHYIPNDKKSAFWDDFYTSVAKTISFKAPVPNFEKLINPYFGRFGMRWHPVIGSPHYFHIGIDINSPETTPFNPIEKGLLDYSGYANINGNYIVIRHPHIITEDGFVLHSLYMHCKTVNVEFSCFQKFLRRFICTDIPLSNLAIGQHEIIGLIGSSGHKFKYTPHLHLQLEFIAMKKNIRVAVDPIRMYGHESSDNLSASLNNMDDFKLFYKENFHELSEWRKFFETYITE, from the coding sequence ATGATTTTACCTGCTATAGAAGATAAGATAGTAAGACGACCAGGATTGAATGTGCCAAAGACACATTATATACCGAATGATAAAAAGTCTGCTTTCTGGGATGACTTTTATACATCAGTTGCGAAAACAATATCGTTTAAAGCACCTGTTCCAAATTTTGAAAAATTAATTAATCCTTATTTTGGAAGATTTGGGATGCGGTGGCATCCAGTTATAGGATCTCCTCACTATTTTCATATAGGAATTGACATCAATTCTCCTGAAACAACTCCCTTTAATCCTATTGAAAAGGGCCTATTAGATTATTCAGGATATGCAAACATAAATGGCAATTACATTGTGATACGCCACCCTCATATTATTACTGAGGATGGTTTTGTATTGCATTCATTATATATGCATTGTAAGACTGTGAACGTGGAGTTTTCATGTTTCCAGAAGTTTTTACGCAGATTCATTTGTACTGATATACCTCTATCAAATTTAGCAATTGGGCAACATGAAATAATAGGTTTGATAGGGAGTAGCGGACATAAATTCAAGTACACTCCACACCTTCATCTTCAACTTGAATTTATTGCTATGAAAAAGAACATCAGAGTTGCAGTAGATCCAATTCGAATGTATGGACATGAAAGTTCTGACAACCTTTCAGCAAGTTTGAATAATATGGATGATTTCAAACTTTTTTACAAGGAAAATTTCCATGAATTGAGTGAATGGAGAAAATTTTTTGAAACATATATAACAGAGTAA
- a CDS encoding DUF2867 domain-containing protein: MNEIPTNSLLANYLPADYSDSFSKEVMTKESITPDAFFNMTFNQFPIWIDWLLKLRNTIVKPLGLDTTSRFSDFVSDRSMNEIIWGMPDKHLDFHVSMWCGEYREGKQELRITTVVKYNNWFGRVYFFVIRLFHGIIIRSLLNRIQRRLEKEITLSNR, from the coding sequence ATGAACGAGATCCCAACAAACAGCCTGCTTGCAAACTATCTGCCCGCGGACTATTCAGATTCATTCTCTAAAGAGGTGATGACAAAAGAGAGCATTACACCTGATGCCTTTTTTAATATGACATTTAATCAATTCCCTATTTGGATAGATTGGCTCTTGAAATTGAGAAACACGATTGTCAAACCGTTAGGATTGGATACCACAAGTCGTTTTTCAGATTTTGTATCTGATAGAAGTATGAATGAAATTATATGGGGAATGCCCGACAAGCATTTGGATTTTCACGTTTCAATGTGGTGTGGCGAATATCGAGAGGGCAAACAGGAGCTTCGGATTACCACCGTTGTGAAATACAATAACTGGTTCGGACGAGTGTATTTCTTTGTTATCAGACTGTTCCACGGGATAATTATCCGGTCATTATTAAACAGAATTCAGAGGAGATTAGAAAAGGAAATTACGCTTTCAAATAGATAA
- the nhaA gene encoding Na+/H+ antiporter NhaA yields MVKEIFKFSIRRFIQTKINGGIVLLFVALAAMIIANSPLREYYNILFSKNITLTIGEFNLFDRHDGHPMTLLDFINDALMAIFFFSVGLEIKRELLVGELSSPRKALLPVVAACGGMIVPVLLFSLIGQPGLVMRGAAIPMATDIAFSLGVLSLLGKKVPLSLKIFLTAFAVVDDIGGIIVIALFYSSHLTVEYLIAAIIIVALLYIGGRQGIHNKLFFIFFGIIVWCLFINAGIHPTIAGVIVAFTVPARPKLHIYKYVNSIRESLKRLPENSSEIIILSNSELSILKSIESASDKVVSPLQAMDDDLRTLVNYVIMPLFAFANASISFEGFTLASLEGVSITIFVSLVLGKLIGIFSFTYLFIKCGWLTMPDKMDTHSLFGVSLLGGIGFTVSLFIATLSYSGMGAEGAILLNQAKIGIIGGSLFAGVCGYFYLKYTLNKKTQKSL; encoded by the coding sequence ATGGTTAAGGAAATATTTAAATTCTCCATTAGAAGATTTATTCAAACGAAAATAAATGGAGGAATAGTTCTTTTATTTGTGGCTCTTGCCGCCATGATTATCGCAAACTCTCCTTTACGGGAATATTACAATATTTTATTTTCTAAAAACATCACACTCACGATCGGGGAGTTCAACCTGTTTGATCGTCATGATGGCCATCCGATGACCTTACTGGATTTCATTAACGACGCTCTTATGGCCATCTTTTTCTTCTCGGTAGGATTAGAGATCAAACGAGAATTACTTGTCGGAGAACTCTCGTCACCCCGTAAAGCCCTGCTTCCGGTAGTGGCCGCTTGCGGGGGAATGATCGTCCCGGTCTTACTCTTCAGTCTGATCGGTCAACCCGGATTAGTCATGCGGGGAGCTGCCATTCCTATGGCAACGGACATCGCATTCTCGCTAGGTGTTCTCTCACTCTTGGGTAAGAAAGTTCCATTGAGTTTGAAGATTTTCCTTACTGCTTTCGCTGTCGTGGATGATATTGGCGGAATCATCGTTATCGCCCTATTCTATAGTTCGCATCTGACCGTGGAGTATTTAATTGCCGCAATAATCATTGTCGCACTCTTGTACATCGGCGGACGACAAGGGATTCATAATAAATTGTTTTTCATATTCTTCGGTATTATCGTTTGGTGCCTGTTCATCAATGCCGGGATTCATCCCACGATCGCGGGAGTTATCGTGGCATTTACCGTACCGGCCCGTCCGAAACTACATATATACAAGTACGTGAATAGTATTCGGGAAAGCTTAAAAAGGCTACCGGAAAATTCAAGCGAGATCATCATATTAAGCAACTCCGAACTTTCTATATTAAAAAGTATCGAGTCGGCCTCGGATAAAGTGGTTAGTCCCCTGCAAGCCATGGATGATGACCTGCGTACCCTTGTGAATTACGTGATCATGCCTCTTTTCGCGTTTGCCAATGCCAGTATCTCATTCGAAGGTTTCACGCTTGCCTCACTGGAAGGCGTATCGATAACGATCTTTGTTTCCCTTGTACTCGGAAAACTCATCGGCATTTTCTCGTTTACCTACCTTTTTATAAAATGCGGTTGGTTAACCATGCCCGACAAAATGGATACGCACTCTCTTTTCGGAGTATCTTTATTAGGTGGAATCGGATTTACCGTGTCACTGTTCATCGCCACCCTTTCCTACTCGGGAATGGGGGCAGAAGGAGCCATTTTATTAAACCAAGCCAAAATCGGTATCATCGGTGGTTCCCTGTTTGCTGGAGTTTGCGGTTATTTCTACTTGAAATATACCTTGAATAAAAAAACACAAAAATCGCTTTGA
- a CDS encoding EFR1 family ferrodoxin (N-terminal region resembles flavodoxins. C-terminal ferrodoxin region binds two 4Fe-4S clusters.) produces the protein MTRINKIRAVYFSPTGTTRKITTATAKGLAKRLKARFEEYDFTLPKARMRTLQFSDSNLVVFGTPVYAGRVPNILLPYLNTIQGNGALVIPIVLFGNRDYDDALIELRDILENNGLHTIAAGAFVGEHSFSRILAKDRPDTRDLNTVDEFVRKISEKYETDTLLHPVFVSGTPYPYRNYYTPRDRQGKPVDIRKVKPLTNDRCDNCKLCAEVCPMGSISHDNVREFTGICIKCGACIKKCPKQAKYYEDAGYLYHQHELEEGLTRRAENTLFI, from the coding sequence ATGACAAGAATCAATAAGATACGGGCCGTGTATTTCAGCCCGACAGGAACAACTCGAAAAATCACAACCGCCACGGCCAAAGGACTTGCCAAGAGATTAAAGGCTCGCTTCGAAGAATATGATTTTACCTTACCCAAGGCAAGAATGCGAACATTACAATTCTCGGACAGCAATCTCGTGGTGTTTGGCACCCCGGTATACGCCGGACGAGTTCCCAACATACTGTTACCCTACTTGAACACGATACAAGGTAACGGGGCTTTAGTCATTCCCATCGTGCTTTTCGGAAACCGGGATTACGACGACGCATTGATCGAATTACGGGATATTCTTGAAAACAACGGGTTACACACGATAGCCGCGGGGGCATTCGTGGGAGAACACTCTTTTTCCCGGATACTGGCAAAAGACAGACCGGACACGAGAGACCTGAACACCGTGGATGAGTTTGTACGGAAAATCAGTGAAAAATACGAAACAGATACACTCTTGCACCCCGTCTTTGTTTCCGGAACCCCTTATCCCTATCGCAACTATTACACCCCTCGTGATCGGCAAGGGAAGCCGGTAGACATCCGTAAAGTGAAACCACTCACGAACGACCGCTGTGACAACTGCAAACTTTGCGCGGAAGTATGTCCCATGGGATCTATCAGTCATGATAATGTACGAGAATTTACCGGTATCTGTATCAAATGCGGGGCATGTATCAAGAAATGTCCCAAGCAAGCGAAATATTATGAAGACGCAGGGTATTTATATCACCAACACGAATTGGAAGAAGGTTTAACCCGACGTGCAGAAAACACGCTTTTTATTTGA
- a CDS encoding GDP-mannose 4,6-dehydratase, with amino-acid sequence MNVLVTGTAGFIGFYLVQKLLDAGHTVYGIDSINHYYDVALKHDRLHACGIDHPVPGKEIVSSRNTNYTFCQLDLCDTEAIHKLFATHAFDCVVNLAAQAGVRYSLKHPESYVQSNIMGFINLLEACKKTNCKKFIYASSSSVYGNNQSVPFKETDTVDHPISIYAATKKSDELIANAYAHLYGIQTIGLRFFTVYGPFGRPDMAPMLFANAIQHGEVIRIFNNGNLSRDFTYVEDIVTGIEKIVSTAGIPREDVPGTPATIYNIGHGTPVQLMDFVHLLEKNLGKEARKEFVGMQPGDVYQTWADTTRLQEDYGYTPQISLETGIARFAEWFKSYNP; translated from the coding sequence ATGAATGTCTTAGTTACAGGAACAGCGGGTTTTATTGGTTTTTATCTTGTTCAGAAGCTACTGGATGCAGGGCACACCGTTTATGGAATCGATTCGATCAATCATTATTACGATGTCGCCTTGAAGCATGATCGACTGCACGCCTGTGGCATAGACCATCCCGTCCCCGGTAAAGAAATCGTATCTTCCCGGAACACGAATTACACGTTCTGCCAGTTGGACCTGTGTGACACCGAGGCCATCCACAAATTATTCGCCACCCATGCTTTCGATTGCGTGGTGAATCTTGCCGCACAAGCCGGAGTGCGGTATAGCCTAAAACACCCGGAAAGTTACGTGCAAAGCAACATCATGGGATTCATCAATCTACTGGAAGCCTGCAAAAAGACAAATTGCAAAAAATTCATATATGCCTCATCTTCTTCCGTGTATGGGAACAACCAATCTGTTCCTTTCAAGGAAACGGACACCGTGGATCACCCAATCAGCATTTATGCCGCCACGAAAAAAAGCGACGAATTGATAGCAAATGCCTATGCTCATCTCTACGGCATACAAACTATCGGATTACGATTCTTCACGGTATACGGCCCCTTCGGACGCCCGGACATGGCTCCCATGCTTTTTGCCAACGCCATTCAACACGGCGAGGTAATCCGCATATTCAATAACGGAAATCTTTCCAGAGATTTCACCTATGTCGAGGATATCGTGACCGGCATTGAGAAAATCGTGTCAACAGCGGGAATCCCACGGGAAGATGTACCCGGTACTCCTGCCACGATATACAATATCGGACACGGTACTCCCGTCCAGCTCATGGATTTCGTCCACTTGCTGGAAAAGAACCTGGGAAAAGAGGCTCGTAAAGAGTTTGTCGGGATGCAACCGGGAGACGTTTACCAGACATGGGCCGACACCACCCGCTTGCAGGAAGACTACGGGTACACTCCACAAATATCACTCGAAACAGGGATTGCCCGTTTTGCCGAATGGTTCAAATCATACAACCCATGA
- the mtaB gene encoding tRNA (N(6)-L-threonylcarbamoyladenosine(37)-C(2))-methylthiotransferase MtaB: MNIVGKKVAYITLGCKLNFSETSTIKHSLEQEGAVTVGEKDGADIFVINTCSVTDIAEKKGRQMIRKIIHRNPGAYIVVVGCYAQLRAQEIMKIEGVHLVLNARDKFNVAHYLNHLEEQERHEPHSCDIFGVKNFDIAYSYGDRTRCFLKIQDGCDYFCSYCTIPFARGRSRSATIQDVIKAARDVASKGIKEIILTGVNTGDFGRETGETFLDLVRRLDELEEIQRFRISSIEPNLLTDDIIRFVATSRRFMPHFHIPLQSGSNEVLHLMRRRYERELFAEKVQEIKTLIPDAFIGVDVIAGMRGETPEAFEDARQFIAGLDVSQLHVFPYSERSGTKALDIPYIVPQVEKHRRVNALLDISEQKLHDFYMAHVGQTRPVLFEESDIAGSIGGFTDNYIRVEIPYDPALANQIVPVELKPDIFGS; encoded by the coding sequence ATGAATATTGTTGGGAAGAAGGTGGCATATATCACGTTGGGATGCAAATTGAATTTCTCCGAGACATCCACCATCAAGCACAGCCTCGAACAAGAAGGAGCCGTGACCGTGGGAGAAAAAGATGGGGCGGATATATTCGTGATTAACACGTGTAGTGTCACGGATATTGCAGAGAAGAAAGGACGGCAGATGATTCGAAAAATCATCCACCGAAATCCCGGGGCCTACATTGTTGTGGTCGGTTGTTATGCCCAACTTCGAGCACAGGAAATCATGAAGATCGAAGGTGTTCACCTGGTACTCAACGCACGTGACAAGTTCAACGTGGCTCACTACTTGAACCACCTCGAAGAGCAGGAACGACACGAACCGCATTCCTGCGATATTTTCGGAGTCAAGAACTTCGATATTGCCTACTCGTACGGTGACAGGACCCGGTGCTTTCTGAAAATTCAAGACGGGTGCGACTACTTCTGTTCTTACTGCACCATCCCCTTTGCTCGTGGACGTAGCCGTAGTGCCACCATTCAAGACGTGATCAAGGCTGCCCGAGACGTGGCTTCCAAGGGTATCAAGGAAATCATTCTCACGGGAGTAAATACAGGAGATTTCGGAAGAGAAACAGGAGAAACATTCCTCGATTTGGTACGGAGACTGGACGAACTGGAAGAGATACAGCGTTTTCGCATCTCCTCCATCGAACCCAACCTGCTGACAGATGACATCATTCGTTTCGTGGCCACCTCCCGGCGTTTCATGCCCCACTTTCACATACCTCTTCAATCCGGAAGTAACGAAGTGCTACACTTAATGAGGAGACGCTACGAACGAGAACTTTTTGCCGAGAAAGTGCAGGAGATCAAAACACTTATTCCCGATGCCTTTATCGGGGTGGACGTGATCGCAGGAATGCGGGGAGAAACGCCGGAAGCGTTCGAAGATGCCCGACAATTCATTGCCGGACTAGATGTTTCCCAGCTACACGTGTTCCCTTATTCGGAGCGTTCCGGAACAAAAGCCCTGGACATCCCGTATATCGTCCCACAAGTGGAAAAGCATCGCCGGGTGAATGCACTCCTCGATATTTCCGAACAAAAGTTACACGATTTCTACATGGCACACGTGGGGCAAACCCGCCCGGTGCTATTTGAAGAAAGCGATATTGCCGGATCGATCGGTGGCTTCACGGACAATTACATCCGAGTGGAAATACCCTACGATCCTGCCTTGGCAAACCAGATCGTACCCGTGGAACTGAAGCCCGACATTTTCGGCTCGTAA
- a CDS encoding DUF3990 domain-containing protein: MKLYHGSLEIVKEPQIRLANRTLDYGMGFYTTTSEEQAELWVKRKIRERNEKGIVNIYEFDLSSTEKLNVLRFTEPTEEWLDFVMENRTNKDYRHNYDIVHGPVANDRVYAAFALYEGGLLNKQELIQELKTYLLVDQYLFHTKRSLSYLTFLKVKEIFK; this comes from the coding sequence ATGAAACTATACCATGGTAGTTTAGAAATCGTGAAAGAACCACAAATCCGACTAGCTAACCGAACATTGGACTACGGAATGGGATTCTATACCACAACTTCCGAAGAACAAGCAGAACTATGGGTAAAACGAAAAATTAGAGAAAGGAATGAAAAAGGGATTGTTAATATATACGAATTCGATTTATCTTCTACAGAAAAATTAAACGTATTGCGTTTTACAGAACCCACTGAAGAATGGTTGGATTTCGTAATGGAAAACCGAACGAACAAAGATTATCGCCACAATTACGATATTGTTCACGGTCCGGTTGCAAACGATCGTGTTTATGCAGCCTTCGCACTGTATGAAGGTGGTTTACTCAATAAACAAGAACTAATTCAAGAACTCAAGACATATCTTTTAGTGGATCAATACCTGTTTCACACGAAACGATCACTATCATACTTAACCTTTCTAAAAGTAAAGGAGATATTCAAATGA
- a CDS encoding DUF3791 domain-containing protein: protein MDKKKLDIAYFLSFCIEQYKMKQGLSGEETICLFEKYNVLSYLSDNFEVLHTQSQQWLMEEIKEYITKQKKANQ from the coding sequence ATGGATAAAAAAAAATTAGATATAGCCTATTTCCTTTCATTTTGTATTGAACAATACAAAATGAAACAAGGATTATCTGGTGAAGAGACAATCTGCTTGTTCGAGAAATATAATGTATTATCATATTTATCGGATAACTTTGAAGTATTACACACACAAAGCCAACAATGGCTGATGGAAGAAATCAAAGAATACATTACAAAACAAAAAAAGGCAAATCAATGA
- the lpxB gene encoding lipid-A-disaccharide synthase, which produces MKYYVIAGEASGDLHASNLIKGLKKFDTDAEIRGWGGDLMREAGCEIVRHYKDTAIMGFLTVLKNLDKIKANIEACHQDILAWRPDVVILVDYGGFNLRVAKFIKEAGIPVFYYISPKIWAWNTGRVKKIKRLVDRMFVIFPFEVDFYARYDYPVQYAGNPLVDAIHDRPCKDETFNEFVQVNGLSGKPIIALVAGSRSQELKHVLPKMLTMVKHFPDHEFVIAGAPSMSDADYAPYLQHVKVRIVYGQTYRLVRQARAALVTSGTATLETAILRTPQVVCYSGEGGALSYFLFKTFVKVKYISLVNLIAGREVVTELLMQKLNEKNLLRELSRIISDGKKRNQMLAGYDEVNQKLGNAGASERFARVMIDELSRFRE; this is translated from the coding sequence ATGAAATACTACGTTATTGCGGGAGAGGCCTCGGGTGATTTGCATGCCTCTAATTTGATCAAGGGATTGAAAAAGTTTGATACGGATGCGGAAATCCGCGGATGGGGAGGTGATTTGATGCGGGAGGCCGGATGTGAGATCGTTCGTCATTACAAGGATACGGCCATCATGGGTTTCTTGACCGTCTTGAAAAATCTGGACAAAATCAAGGCGAATATCGAGGCCTGTCACCAAGATATTCTGGCATGGCGGCCGGATGTCGTGATTCTCGTGGACTACGGTGGTTTTAATCTCCGGGTGGCTAAATTTATCAAGGAAGCGGGCATCCCCGTATTCTATTACATCTCCCCGAAGATTTGGGCTTGGAACACGGGACGGGTAAAGAAAATCAAGCGGCTGGTGGACCGGATGTTCGTGATTTTCCCGTTTGAGGTAGATTTTTATGCCCGCTATGATTATCCCGTGCAATATGCCGGCAATCCGTTGGTAGACGCTATTCACGATCGTCCTTGCAAGGACGAAACCTTCAACGAGTTCGTGCAGGTAAATGGCCTTTCCGGTAAACCGATTATCGCTTTGGTGGCGGGCAGTCGTTCACAGGAATTGAAACACGTGTTGCCGAAAATGCTGACCATGGTGAAACATTTCCCCGACCACGAGTTTGTGATAGCGGGGGCTCCTTCTATGAGTGACGCGGATTATGCTCCTTATTTGCAGCATGTAAAAGTGAGGATTGTTTACGGGCAAACCTACCGGTTGGTGCGACAGGCCCGTGCGGCGCTCGTTACTTCGGGAACGGCCACGCTGGAAACCGCTATTTTGCGGACACCCCAGGTAGTTTGTTACAGCGGGGAGGGGGGGGCGTTGAGTTATTTCCTGTTTAAGACCTTCGTTAAGGTGAAATATATCTCGTTGGTAAACCTGATTGCCGGGCGGGAAGTAGTCACCGAGTTGTTGATGCAGAAATTGAACGAGAAGAATCTGTTGAGAGAACTATCGCGTATTATTTCGGATGGGAAAAAACGGAATCAAATGCTGGCAGGATACGACGAGGTGAACCAAAAGTTGGGCAATGCCGGGGCATCCGAGCGATTTGCCCGCGTGATGATTGACGAGTTATCCCGCTTTCGAGAGTAA
- a CDS encoding AlbA family DNA-binding domain-containing protein, producing MIQSKTDYIHDRIAEGEHQQQDFKFEISDARKIAKSLSAFSNTDGGRLLVGVKDNGKIAGVHSEEEVYMIEAAAKLYCKPSIDCEMHVHIVEGRTVLEVIVPPGEQKPYYAKDHDNHWWAYIRILDENILATPVHIKVWQQAGTPKGAFVHYTEAEQVLLDYLSSHDSITLNQYCRLAKIPRPKAENTLAKFIRFELIEPYFDGQRFLFRQNERSL from the coding sequence ATGATTCAATCAAAAACCGACTATATACACGACCGGATAGCAGAAGGAGAACACCAGCAACAGGATTTCAAGTTCGAGATTTCCGATGCCCGCAAGATCGCCAAATCTCTTTCCGCATTCTCCAACACGGACGGGGGACGCTTGCTCGTGGGGGTAAAGGATAACGGCAAGATTGCCGGCGTACACTCGGAAGAGGAGGTGTACATGATCGAGGCCGCCGCGAAGCTTTATTGTAAACCATCAATTGATTGTGAAATGCACGTACACATCGTGGAAGGGCGTACGGTTCTCGAAGTCATCGTTCCGCCGGGTGAACAAAAGCCCTATTACGCCAAGGATCACGATAACCACTGGTGGGCTTACATCCGGATTCTGGATGAAAACATACTTGCCACGCCCGTGCATATCAAAGTATGGCAACAGGCCGGAACCCCCAAAGGTGCATTCGTACATTACACGGAAGCGGAACAGGTGCTATTGGATTACCTTTCTTCACACGACTCTATTACACTGAATCAGTATTGTCGTTTGGCAAAGATTCCCCGCCCGAAGGCCGAAAACACGTTAGCCAAGTTTATACGATTCGAGCTCATCGAACCGTACTTTGACGGACAACGTTTCCTTTTCCGACAAAACGAAAGGAGTTTATGA